One segment of Salvia splendens isolate huo1 chromosome 20, SspV2, whole genome shotgun sequence DNA contains the following:
- the LOC121782642 gene encoding uncharacterized protein At2g33490-like produces MKSPLGKLRRLGLSKGEPEEDLDHHIWVHIDGLAQAAKDMKDMRACYDGLLSAAAASANSAYEFSESLIEMGNCLLDKTAMHDDGERGGAISLLGRVQLELQKLVDSYRSHIIMTITHPSESLLSELQKVEEMKLQCDEKREIFEYMLGQFREKRKSRHAKGETFTSEQLKAVRDEYDEVSRLCIFRVESLKQGQSRSLLTQAARHHAAQLNFFRKGLKSLEAVEPHVRNIAEKQHIDYELSELNDVDSFQTNDDGELSFDYSLNRKEPENATTSRNSMELDQMGVSSSQTSQIKNLEMQISFGRNQGDVFFSEKRRAGIHSAPLYAEKFDPAERIREMRNSAQKYSRHVLPTPDNPKSSTNSSTSLSGTISSSGGSSKNLWHSSPLDIEKQKKIVEGHISAHKLPKSQVLADDNSNKKHFLPLPPSVPQLDTRSGSDSQKIKRQAFSGPIVSKSSNKQPLVPTSGPISSTEVSGLHGSVSGLPPPPLTLPQNAPPLPASSPKISELHELPRPPEPFGSKAMHSAGAIGHSAPLVSRNREISPTNRNRYTSSKEGSPLPLPQLTVSRSFSIPSSSERATAFHPGKTENVPSPPLTPLSLSTMKSPNSGRIRGGS; encoded by the exons GATATGAAGGATATGAGAGCATGCTATGATGGCTTACTTTCTGCTGCAGCTGCTTCGGCAAATAGTGCTTAtg AGTTCTCAGAGTCGTTGATAGAGATGGGAAATTGTTTATTGGACAAAACTGCAATGCATGACGATGGAGAAAGAG GAGGTGCAATATCATTGCTGGGAAGAGTGCAGCTTGAACTTCAGAAACTTGTTGATAGCTAT CGGTCTCATATTATCATGACCATTACACATCCATCAGAATCTCTCCTGAGTGAGCTACAGAAAGTGGAG GAGATGAAATTGCAGTGTGACGAGAAAAG AGAGATCTTCGAGTACATGTTGGGACAAtttagagaaaaaagaaaatcacGACATGCGAAGGGGGAAACTTTTACCTCGGAGCAATTGAAGGCGGTTCGTGATGAATATGATGAGGTTTCAAGGCTGTGCATTTTTCGTGTAGAATCACTGAAGCAAGGGCAGTCCCGGAGTCTTTTAACACAGGCAGCTCGCCACCATGCAGCACag TTAAACTTTTTCCGGAAAGGACTAAAATCTCTTGAAGCTGTAGAGCCTCATGTTAGAAATATTGCAGAAAAGCAGCACATTGACTATGAGTTAAGTGAATTGAATGATGTGGACAGTTTTCAGACTAATGATGATGGGGAATTAAGTTTCGACTATAGCCTAAACAGGAAAGAGCCTGAAAATGCTACCACGTCCAGGAATTCAATGGAG CTAGATCAGATGGGTGTATCAAGTTCCCAAACATCACAAATAAAAAATCTTGAGATGCAGATAAGCTTTGGCAGAAACCAAGGGGACGTATTCTTTAGTGAAAAACGTAGAGCAGGTATTCATTCTGCTCCATTATATGCTGAGAAGTTTGACCCTGCCGAAAGAATTAGAGAAATGAGGAATTCTGCACAGAAATATAGCAGACATGTTCTTCCCACTCCTGATAATCCAAAGAGTTCGACGAATAGCTCTACATCCCTGTCTGGCACCATAAGCTCCTCCGGTGGGAGCTCGAAAAATCTGTGGCATTCATCTCCACTGGACATTGAGAAGCAGAAGAAAATCGTAGAGGGCCATATATCGGCACACAAGCTTCCAAAATCTCAGGTGCTAGCTGATGATAACAGCAACAAGAAGCATTTTCTCCCTCTACCCCCTTCTGTCCCGCAGTTGGACACACGGAGTGGATCTGATAGCCAAAAGATAAAAAGGCAAGCCTTTTCTGGCCCGATAGTCAGCAAATCATCTAACAAGCAGCCACTCGTACCCACCAGTGGACCTATCAGCTCTACTGAAGTTTCTGGATTACATGGTTCTGTTTCTGGTCTTCCACCACCCCCGTTGACTCTGCCTCAGAATGCTCCACCTCTGCCCGCATCTTCTCCCAAAATAAGTGAGCTTCACGAGCTCCCTCGACCCCCTGAACCTTTCGGCTCCAAGGCCATGCATTCTGCTGGGGCTATCGGACACTCAGCTCCATTAGTCAGTAGAAATCGAGAAATTTCTCCTACTAATAGGAACCGATACACGTCATCAAAAGAAGGGTCTCCACTTCCTCTCCCGCAACTAACTGTCTCCAGAAGTTTCTCTATACCCTCTAGTAGTGAGAGAGCAACAGCATTTCATCCAGGAAAGACAGAAAATGTCCCTTCTCCCCCGTTAACGCCCCTCTCCTTATCAACCATGAAGTCACCAAACTCTGGTCGGATCAGAG GTGGCAGCTGA
- the LOC121780850 gene encoding aspartokinase 2, chloroplastic-like isoform X1, which yields MAATLHLCTEFFSKSKNASVYQPMELLRRQQCLHFTAPLPTWQPSLSTHCLSLRLRCEGGRADVLERSDAQSRGSDQTPSENELTCVMKFGGSSVASAERMREVAGLILSFPDERPVVVLSAMGKTTNKLLSAGEKSVTCGVSNVSDLEELAFIKELHLRTADELGVESTIISKHLFELEQLLNGIAMMKEMTPRTKDYLVSFGECMSTRLFAAYLNKIGVKAGQYDAFDIGFITTDDFTNADILEATYPAVAKRLHGDWINDSAIPIVTGFLGKGWRSCAVTTLGRGGSDLTATTIGKALGLREIQVWKDVDGILTCDPNIYSRAAPVPYLTFDEAAELAYFGAQVLHPQSMRPAREGGIPVRVKNSYNPKAPGTLITRSRDMSEAVLTSIVLKRNVTMLDIVSTRMLGQVGFLAKVFAIFEDLGISVDVVATSEVSISLTLDTSKLWSRELIQQASELDHVVGELKKIAVVNLLQHRSIISLIGNVQRSSLIIEKAFHVLRGNGVNVQMISQGASKVNISLIVNDSEAEQCIRSLHTAFFETDLSGLVCKSNSQTGSV from the exons ATGGCGGCGACATTGCATTTGTGTACCGAGTTTTTCTCCAAGAGCAAAAATGCTTCCGTATATCAGCCTATGGAGCTTCTTCGTAGGCAGCAATGTCTTCATTTCACGGCTCCGTTGCCGACGTGGCAGCCTTCCCTTTCGACTCACTGTTTGTCACTGAGGTTGAGATGTGAGGGTGGTAGGGCTGATGTGCTTGAAAGGAGTGACGCTCAGAGCCGCGGCTCTGATCAAACACCGAGCGAGAATGAGCTGACTTGCGTGATGAAGTTTGGCGGTTCGTCTGTTGCCTCAGCCGAGAGGATGAGAGAAGTGGCTGGCCTCATTCTTAGCTTTCCGGACGAAAGACCTGTCGTTGTTCTTTCTGCCATGGGGAAAACGACCAACAAGCTCTTATCG GCTGGAGAGAAGTCTGTCACTTGTGGTGTTTCGAATGTGTCTGATCTCGAAGAATTGGCCTTCATCAAAGAGTTGCATCTGAG GACTGCGGATGAGCTAGGAGTGGAGAGCACAATTATATCTA AACACCTGTTTGAGTTGGAACAGCTTTTGAATGGGATTGCTATGATGAAAGAGATGACACCAAGAACAAAAGACTACCTGGTTTCTTTTGGGGAATGCATGTCCACAAGGCTTTTTGCTGCCTATTTGAATAAAATAGGCGTAAAAGCTGGACAA TATGATGCCTTTGACATTGGTTTTATAACCACTGATGATTTCACCAATGCGGATATTTTAGAAGCAACCTATCCAGCTGTGGCAAAGAGATTGCATGGGGATTGGATTAATGATTCTGCTATTCCTATTGTTACTGGCTTCCTTGGGAAG GGTTGGAGAAGTTGTGCAGTGACCACGCTAGGGAGAGGTGGTAGCGACTTAACTGCCACAACAATTGGGAAAGCTTTGGGTTTAAGAGAAATCCAG GTGTGGAAAGATGTTGATGGCATCCTCACATGTGATCCTAATATATATTCCCGTGCTGCACCTGTGCCCTATCTAACTTTCGATGAAGCTGCTGAACTTGCTTATTTTGGTGCCCAG GTCCTCCATCCACAGTCCATGAGGCCTGCTAGGGAAGGTGGTATTCCTGTGCGGGTGAAGAACTCTTACAATCCAAAAGCTCCAGGAACCCTTATCACTAGATCAAGGGACATGAGTGAG GCTGTACTTACTAGCATTGTCTTGAAAAGGAATGTTACAATGTTGGATATCGTGAGCACAAGAATGCTTGGCCAGGTTGGTTTTCTTGCTAAG GTTTTCGCAATTTTTGAGGATCTAGGCATATCCGTTGATGTTGTTGCCACTAGTGAAGTGAGTATTTCCTTGACGTTGGACACTTCCAAGCTTTGGAGTAGAGAACTTATCCAGCAGGCAAGC GAATTAGACCATGTGGTGGGAGAACTAAAAAAAATTGCTGTTGTAAATCTTCTCCAGCACAGATCTATCATCTCTCTCATTGGAAATGTTCAGAGATCCTCACTGATAATCGAAAAG GCGTTCCATGTCCTTCGCGGTAATGGAGTAAACGTTCAGATGATCTCTCAAGGTGCTTCGAAGGTGAATATATCATTGATCGTAAACGACAGTGAAGCAGAACAATGTATAAGGTCTCTTCACACAGCCTTCTTTGAGACGGATCTTTCTGGACTTGTTTGCAAAAGTAACTCTCAAACTGGTTCAGTTTGA
- the LOC121780850 gene encoding aspartokinase 2, chloroplastic-like isoform X2, whose protein sequence is MAATLHLCTEFFSKSKNASVYQPMELLRRQQCLHFTAPLPTWQPSLSTHCLSLRLRCEGGRADVLERSDAQSRGSDQTPSENELTCVMKFGGSSVASAERMREVAGLILSFPDERPVVVLSAMGKTTNKLLSAGEKSVTCGVSNVSDLEELAFIKELHLRTADELGVESTIISKHLFELEQLLNGIAMMKEMTPRTKDYLVSFGECMSTRLFAAYLNKIGVKAGQYDAFDIGFITTDDFTNADILEATYPAVAKRLHGDWINDSAIPIVTGFLGKGWRSCAVTTLGRGGSDLTATTIGKALGLREIQVWKDVDGILTCDPNIYSRAAPVPYLTFDEAAELAYFGAQVLHPQSMRPAREGGIPVRVKNSYNPKAPGTLITRSRDMSEAVLTSIVLKRNVTMLDIVSTRMLGQVGFLAKVFAIFEDLGISVDVVATSEVSISLTLDTSKLWSRELIQQELDHVVGELKKIAVVNLLQHRSIISLIGNVQRSSLIIEKAFHVLRGNGVNVQMISQGASKVNISLIVNDSEAEQCIRSLHTAFFETDLSGLVCKSNSQTGSV, encoded by the exons ATGGCGGCGACATTGCATTTGTGTACCGAGTTTTTCTCCAAGAGCAAAAATGCTTCCGTATATCAGCCTATGGAGCTTCTTCGTAGGCAGCAATGTCTTCATTTCACGGCTCCGTTGCCGACGTGGCAGCCTTCCCTTTCGACTCACTGTTTGTCACTGAGGTTGAGATGTGAGGGTGGTAGGGCTGATGTGCTTGAAAGGAGTGACGCTCAGAGCCGCGGCTCTGATCAAACACCGAGCGAGAATGAGCTGACTTGCGTGATGAAGTTTGGCGGTTCGTCTGTTGCCTCAGCCGAGAGGATGAGAGAAGTGGCTGGCCTCATTCTTAGCTTTCCGGACGAAAGACCTGTCGTTGTTCTTTCTGCCATGGGGAAAACGACCAACAAGCTCTTATCG GCTGGAGAGAAGTCTGTCACTTGTGGTGTTTCGAATGTGTCTGATCTCGAAGAATTGGCCTTCATCAAAGAGTTGCATCTGAG GACTGCGGATGAGCTAGGAGTGGAGAGCACAATTATATCTA AACACCTGTTTGAGTTGGAACAGCTTTTGAATGGGATTGCTATGATGAAAGAGATGACACCAAGAACAAAAGACTACCTGGTTTCTTTTGGGGAATGCATGTCCACAAGGCTTTTTGCTGCCTATTTGAATAAAATAGGCGTAAAAGCTGGACAA TATGATGCCTTTGACATTGGTTTTATAACCACTGATGATTTCACCAATGCGGATATTTTAGAAGCAACCTATCCAGCTGTGGCAAAGAGATTGCATGGGGATTGGATTAATGATTCTGCTATTCCTATTGTTACTGGCTTCCTTGGGAAG GGTTGGAGAAGTTGTGCAGTGACCACGCTAGGGAGAGGTGGTAGCGACTTAACTGCCACAACAATTGGGAAAGCTTTGGGTTTAAGAGAAATCCAG GTGTGGAAAGATGTTGATGGCATCCTCACATGTGATCCTAATATATATTCCCGTGCTGCACCTGTGCCCTATCTAACTTTCGATGAAGCTGCTGAACTTGCTTATTTTGGTGCCCAG GTCCTCCATCCACAGTCCATGAGGCCTGCTAGGGAAGGTGGTATTCCTGTGCGGGTGAAGAACTCTTACAATCCAAAAGCTCCAGGAACCCTTATCACTAGATCAAGGGACATGAGTGAG GCTGTACTTACTAGCATTGTCTTGAAAAGGAATGTTACAATGTTGGATATCGTGAGCACAAGAATGCTTGGCCAGGTTGGTTTTCTTGCTAAG GTTTTCGCAATTTTTGAGGATCTAGGCATATCCGTTGATGTTGTTGCCACTAGTGAAGTGAGTATTTCCTTGACGTTGGACACTTCCAAGCTTTGGAGTAGAGAACTTATCCAGCAG GAATTAGACCATGTGGTGGGAGAACTAAAAAAAATTGCTGTTGTAAATCTTCTCCAGCACAGATCTATCATCTCTCTCATTGGAAATGTTCAGAGATCCTCACTGATAATCGAAAAG GCGTTCCATGTCCTTCGCGGTAATGGAGTAAACGTTCAGATGATCTCTCAAGGTGCTTCGAAGGTGAATATATCATTGATCGTAAACGACAGTGAAGCAGAACAATGTATAAGGTCTCTTCACACAGCCTTCTTTGAGACGGATCTTTCTGGACTTGTTTGCAAAAGTAACTCTCAAACTGGTTCAGTTTGA